One Panicum virgatum strain AP13 chromosome 9K, P.virgatum_v5, whole genome shotgun sequence genomic region harbors:
- the LOC120651207 gene encoding uncharacterized protein LOC120651207, which yields MATVTPGVLLKLLQSMHTDERVAGEHRSPVLQVTAVVPALTASTSDSLLLPPNGSLLNLSDGLHSTYVQLPPADADALLAARPHLVGHLVHLDRLRFARPVPRAVGLRTVPSSRSLPCVGNPEPLVVRPATCARGYVIQPATSPSDAAPPLMPSSGSSNTSDSAIDAVKRTVLGPKNAVADPAPPPAGSAVKRRFSSPAPSKQRDPSPSVKGAASRASSPSVKGASRASSPAVRGGTPRATSPAPSKCVVPSLVAAKVENRRAAREPAIVVPSRYRQPSPVAGKRGAASPSVGGRRASLSPSSRRLSGEGIGKKKVGVLVAGISKMADLGNGSAMKPGRKSWDDPTMALAPAAAGSVLKSKAKVDKDTILRTQEAISRRLSDSTTEQSSNDDSSVDERPKPRKKIESTSVKPKTASPKITLHDPKWTDGSIPLDALSDKLSKIGKNAVERRDAAAIAAASALQEALITESVIRNLSKFSEICSCSKTSNPLPTVDVFLAVYEDALKWRTIAESAVTNKAEESFLEKSTHHWVDAALATDLEVLKLLNGATDSISRTKSADRPKASSLEPPRTSLSRKQSLGASSKVQTKISPSPPVSCTWSNTESSMHETVELAKTLWCEMHMWFLNFVDEALDVGFHLFEDQNVASKGKHSSHITVVLSQFKKISDWLDRVGKIAEEERTKEKIECLKRKIYGFVISHMGSAFESSVSVSSKS from the exons ATGGCGACGGTCACGCCGGGGGTGCTGCTCAAGCTCCTCCAGTCCATGCACACCGACGAGCGCGTCGCGGGGGAGCACCGCTCCCCGGTGCTCCAGGTCACCGCCGTCGTCCCCGCCCtcaccgcctccacctccgactccctcctcctcccccccaaCGGCTCCCTCCTCAACCTCTCCGACGGCCTCCACTCCACCTACGTCCAGCTGCcccccgccgacgccgacgcgctcctcgccgcgcgcccgcACCTCGTCGGGCACCTCGTCCATCTCGACCGCCTCCGCTTCGCGCGCCCCGTCCCCCGCGCCGTCGGCCTCCGCACCGTGCCCTCCTCCCGCTCCCTCCCCTGCGTCGGCAACCCCGAGCCCCTCGTCGTGCGCCCCGCCACCTGCGCCCGCGGCTACGTCATCCAACCCGCCACATCCCCCtccgacgccgcgccgccgctcatgCCCTCGTCCGGTTCTTCTAACACCAGCGACAGCGCCATCGATGCCGTCAAAAGGACGGTGCTTGGGCCTAAGAACGCCGTCGccgaccccgcgccgccgccggcaggctCCGCCGTCAAGCGGCGGttctcgtcgccggcgccgtccaAGCAGCGAGATCCGTCGCCCTCCGTCAAAGGCGCCGCCTCACGGGCGTCGTCTCCCTCGGTGAAGGGCGCCTCACGGGCCTCCTCGCCCGCGGTCAGGGGCGGCACGCCCAGGgccacgtcgccggcgccgtccaAGTGCGTCGTGCCCAGCCTCGTCGCGGCCAAGGTGGAGAACCGCAGGGCGGCCAGGGAGCCGGCGATTGTCGTCCCTTCAAGGTATCGCCAACCTTCCCCGGTGGCAGGGAAAAGGGGAGCGGCGTCGCCGTCGGTTGGTGGCAGGAGGGCGTCCCTGTCCCCTAGCTCCCGGCGGCTGTCGGGTGAAGGGATCGGCAAGAAGAAAGTCGGGGTCTTGGTTGCCGGGATCTCCAAGATGGCAGATTTGGGGAATGGATCGGCCATGAAGCCAGGGAGGAAGAGCTGGGACGATCCGACGATGGCTCTTGCTCCAGCCGCAGCAGGCTCCGTGTTGAAATCCAAGGCCAAGGTGGATAAGGATACCATCCTGAGGACCCAG GAAGCAATATCAAGGCGATTAAGTGACTCTACAACAGAACAATCCAGCAATGATGATTCCTCCGTTGATGAGAGACCGAAACCTCGCAAGAAGATAGAATCGACCTCAGTAAAGCCGAAAACCGCATCTCCGAAAATTACACTCCATGATCCTAAATGGACTGATGGTAGCATCCCACTAGATGCACTTTCTGATAAACTCTCAAAGATTGGAAAG AACGCTGTTGAACGGAGAGATGCAGCAGCAATTGCTGCAGCTAGTGCTCTGCAAGAGGCATTGATCACTGAATCAGTTATCAGGAATCTAAG CAAGTTCTCTGAGATTTGCTCGTGCTCAAAGACCTCCAACCCGCTCCCAACAGTAGATGTTTTCCTTGCTGTCTATGAAGATGCTCTCAAGTGGAGGACCATTGCTGAGTCTGCGGTGACCAATAAAGCTGAAGAGTCATTCCTGGAGAAATCAACTCATCATTGGGTCGATGCTGCATTAGCCACTGATCTAGAAGTTCTCAAGCTACTGAATGGTGCCACAGACTCCATCAGTCGGACCAAGAGTGCAGATAGACCAAAAGCATCTTCATTGGAACCACCACGAACAAGCCTGTCCAGGAAGCAATCTCTCGGAGCTTCCTCAAAGGTGCAGACCAAGATCTCACCGAGCCCTCCAGTGAGCTGCACATGGAGTAACACCGAGAGCAGCATGCATGAGACAGTTGAGCTTGCCAAGACCTTGTGGTGTGAGATGCATATGTGGTTCCTGAATTTTGTGGACGAGGCACTGGATGTGGGCTTCCACTTGTTTGAAGATCAGAACGTTGCGAGTAAAGGAAAGCACAGCAGCCACATAACAGTGGTTCTGTCACAGTTCAAGAAGATCAGTGATTGGTTGGATCGGGTCGGGAAGATCGCCGAGGAGGAGAGAACCAAGGAGAAGATCGAGTGCTTGAAGCGCAAGATATATGGGTTTGTCATCAGCCACATGGGTTCTGCGTTCGAGAGCTCGGTGTCGGTTTCATCAAAGAGCTGA
- the LOC120651208 gene encoding zinc finger BED domain-containing protein RICESLEEPER 2-like, with protein SETDIASLPSETSGTSDSANHSSQAPTRRSKVWEHFEPGLIEVNGVMKAVCKYCGAKLTIGNKSGTNSHRNHIAEYCPKISTEDRKRFLDTVKKRSLEGPFTFDPQKSRELMIEWCISAEVPFNKFEDPKFEPWMESLQPTLECIGRQTIRNDCVSMFQRMKADLRTELQSTNSRICFTSDLWTSNQKLGYICLTAHYIDPNFVLKKNIIAFKDVKYPHNGLAIQESITTCLIDYGIKEKMFTITLDNAGNNKTACDLLQESGKADLLFGGQHLLVRCCAHILNLLVQDGINVANSVIETIRDLVRHINSSPSRIQAFNEITERECFSTKAGLVLDVPHRWNSTHDMILEAVEYKIVLKRYATAQQQAVPEDEEWSQAKLVGDFLGAFAAATKSFSADRYPTSHLFLDNVLCIHDALRGQQWQENMVIRDLAKAMDRKFDKYSDGNYNMALVICTVLDPRKKLDYLDFFYDKVSRSYHDSIRSVDLAKDWLTKYYKSYAADLRRDDTSTVSQSGPSRSLLVSPGLVLGKRRLDEEFAQFSSQRRGTSVDKSELDAYLEEALVRGDENFEILSWWKTNSNKYPVLSLMARDFLAIPLSTISSESAFSLSGSILGDNQSLMIPQTLEALVCCKDWLYKYQ; from the coding sequence TCCGAAACAGATATCGCTAGTCTTCCTTCAGAAACATCTGGAACCAGTGACAGCGCCAACCATTCATCACAGGCGCCAACTAGAAGATCCAaggtttgggagcattttgagCCAGGGCTGATTGAAGTGAATGGTGTCATGAAGGCAGTGTGCAAATATTGTGGAGCTAAGTTGACTATAGGCAACAAATCAGGTACAAACAGCCACCGAAATCACATTGCTGAATATTGCCCAAAAATCAGTACCGAAGATAGAAAAAGGTTTCTTGATACAGTGAAGAAGCGTTCATTAGAAGGCCCATTTACCTTTGATCCACAAAAGAGTCGTGAACTAATGATAGAATGGTGCATTAGTGCTGAGGTTCCATTCAATAAGTTCGAGGATCCTAAATTTGAACCATGGATGGAGTCATTGCAGCCTACTTTAGAATGCATAGGGCGTCAAACAATTCGTAATGATTGTGTGTCTATGTTTCAAAGAATGAAAGCTGATTTGCGAACTGAACTTCAAAGCACTAATTCTCGCATCTGCTTCACGTCTGATCTTTGGACATCAAACCAAAAGTTAGGATATATTTGTTTGACTGCCCACTATATTGATCCTAACTTTGTGTTGAAGAAAAATATCATTGCTTTCAAAGATGTGAAGTACCCACATAATGGTTTAGCAATTCAGGAATCAATTACAACATGTCTGATAGATTATGGAATAAAGGAAAAGATGTTCACTATCACTCTTGACAATGCTGGCAATAACAAAACAGCTtgtgatcttttgcaagagagtGGGAAAGCTGATTTGTTATTTGGTGGTCAGCACCTTCTTGTTAGATGTTGTGCTCACATACTAAATCTTCTTGTCCAAGATGGTATAAATGTTGCCAATAGTGTCATAGAGACAATAAGAGATCTAGTTAGGCATATCAATTCTTCACCATCACGAATCCAAGCTTTCAATGAGATTACTGAAAGGGAATGCTTTTCTACAAAGGCTGGCTTAGTGCTTGACGTGCCGCACCGTTGGAATTCAACGCACGACATGATTCTTGAGGCAGTGGAGTATAAAATTGTTCTAAAGAGGTATGCCACTGCACAACAGCAAGCTGTTCCAGAAGATGAAGAATGGAGCCAAGCTAAACTTGTGGGTGACTTCCTTGGGGCTTTTGCAGCTGCTACAAAGTCATTCTCAGCCGATAGGTATCCTACGTCTCACCTTTTCTTGGACAATGTTCTATGTATCCACGACGCTTTAAGAGGTCAACAGTGGCAAGAGAATATGGTAATAAGAGATTTGGCTAAGGCGATGGATAGAAAATTTGACAAGTACTCGGATGGTAATTATAACATGGCCCTTGTTATATGCACCGTACTTGATCCAAGGAAAAAACTTGATTACCTTGACTTCTTTTATGATAAAGTAAGTCGGAGCTATCATGACAGTATACGAAGTGTGGATTTGGCTAAAGATTGGTTGACCAAGTACTACAAAAGTTATGCAGCTGATCTTAGGAGAGATGACACAAGTACAGTGTCTCAATCTGGTCCATCTAGAAGCTTGTTAGTTTCACCTGGGTTGGTGCTGGGCAAAAGAAGGCTGGATGAAGAATTCGCTCAATTTAGTTCTCAGAGAAGAGGTACTAGTGTTGACAAGTCTGAACTGGATGCTTATCTGGAAGAAGCCCTTGTAAGGGGTGATGAGAATTTTGAGATTTTAAGTTGGTGGAAAACAAACTCAAATAAATACCCTGTGCTATCACTTATGGCAAGAGACTTTCTAGCCATACCCCTTAGCACCATTTCTTCAGAATCCGCATTCAGTTTAAGTGGTTCAATTCTTGGTGACAACCAAAGCTTGATGATTCCACAAACACTTGAAGCTCTAGTTTGCTGCAAAGATTGGCTTTATAAATACCAGTGA